From Nicotiana tabacum cultivar K326 chromosome 22, ASM71507v2, whole genome shotgun sequence, one genomic window encodes:
- the LOC107769584 gene encoding uncharacterized protein LOC107769584 has product MAMKPVKYCVVDAFTDAAFKGNPAAVCLLEEDRDDEWLQSVATEFNISETCYLTQPLTLSNEANPTFGLRWFTPVTEVDLCGHATLAAAHFLFAYGLVKTDTIEFSTKSGILTAKRVPETKAPKSQDDYSIELDFPVVQVAETSSADVAAISESLNGASVVEISDTSHGYYVILLPSGEAVVECQPQFAQIMNFPGKGIVITGPAPRDSGFDFHSRYFWPKFGINEDPVCGSAHCALAPYWHKKLGKCDFVALAASTRGGVVNVHLDEENQRVFLRGKAVVVMEGTLLV; this is encoded by the exons ATGGCCATGAAACCCGTGAAGTACTGTGTG GTGGATGCCTTCACTGACGCAGCATTCAAAGGGAACCCAGCAGCTGTTTGCTTATTAGAAGAAGACAGAGATGATGAATGGTTACAGTCTGTTGCTACTGAGTTCAATATCTCTGAAACTTGTTATCTCACTCAGCCACTTACCCTATCTAATGAAGCTAACCCCACATTTGGCCTTCGTTGGTTCACTCCGGTTACTGAG GTAGATCTATGTGGACATGCAACGCTAGCAGCTGCACACTTTCTGTTTGCCTATGGCTTAGTTAAAACTGATACGATTGAGTTTTCAACAAAGTCAGGAATTTTAACTGCCAAAAGAGTTCCAGAAACCAAAGCTCCAAAATCTCAGGACGATTACTCAATTGAATTGGATTTTCCTGTTGTCCAAGTAGCCGAGACGAGTTCTGCTGATGTTGCTGCAATTTCTGAAAGCTTGAATGGTGCATCTGTGGTTGAGATCAGTGACACATCTCACGGCTATTATGTT ATATTGCTCCCATCAGGAGAGGCAGTGGTGGAATGCCAACCTCAGTTTGCTCAAATAATGAATTTCCCTGGCAAAGGTATAGTAATAACTGGACCTGCTCCAAGGGATTCTGGCTTTGATTTCCATAGTCGCTACTTCTGGCCAAAGTTCGGAATCAATGAG GATCCTGTTTGTGGAAGTGCTCATTGTGCTTTGGCTCCTTATTGGCATAAAAAGCTTGGCAAATGTGACTTTGTTGCTTTAGCG GCCTCAACTAGAGGTGGCGTTGTGAACGTGCATCTAGACGAGGAGAATCAGAGGGTATTTCTGAGAGGGAAAGCTGTTGTTGTTATGGAAGGTACTCTTCTAGTTTAA
- the LOC107769583 gene encoding putative aspartic proteinase GIP1, producing MLELLLNFPLIWCSLLPPRKMLECQFLHRKMLPNKLISVALFFFASSLFISSSFSAVLAPITKDHATRLYSLSVYLKTPPNLTNLLLDLGASFSWVDCSNNNYISSTYRTLSCDSPLCSALGSRACAKCFHSPTPHCSNNPCTLSPLNSVTHKFSTGKAIVDSLALPVTDGRNPGHLRSFSEFLLSCSKSSLLKGLTKGVAGLAGLGRSRFSLTTQVSTAFSSERTFALCLSGSPSAPGVAFFGSSGPYYFLPEIDLSKTLRFTPLLLNAFQSDYFINLTSIKVNGVTVQLSRKILAVDEHGFGGTKLSTVTPYTLLHSSIYKAFTETFVNQSTKLNLTVTNPVEPFKVCYNADEVMETRVGPAVPTVDLVMQGDDVFWRIFGSNSMVRIFRDGVDVWCLGFLDGGVKTKTSIIIGGHQMEDNLLQFDLRQQRLGFSSSVLAYNTTCSNFNFTTASNLS from the exons ATGTTAGAACTCTTACTGAATTTTCCTTTGATCTGGTGCTCACTTCTCCCTCCCCGAAAAATGTTAGAATGTCAATTTCTTCACAGAAAAATGCTTCCGAATAAACTCATTAGCGTCGCCCTTTTCTTCTTTGCTTCATCtctcttcatttcttcttccttttcagcTGTTTTAGCACCAATTACCAAAGACCATGCAACTCGTCTATACTCGCTCTCAGTTTACCTCAAAACCCCTCCAAACCTCACAAATCTCCTTCTTGATTTGGGCGCTTCTTTCAGTTGGGTTGATTGTTCCAATAATAACTACATTTCCTCTACTTACCGAACCCTCTCCTGCGATTCCCCTTTGTGCTCTGCTCTTGGCTCACGCGCTTGTGCTAAGTGTTTTCACTCTCCTACCCCTCATTGTTCTAATAATCCCTGTACTCTTTCTCCTTTAAATTCTGTCACACACAAATTTTCGACCGGAAAGGCTATTGTTGACTCGCTTGCGTTGCCGGTCACTGACGGTCGGAATCCGGGTCACCTCAGGAGCTTTTCCGAGTTCCTGTTATCTTGCTCTAAGTCGTCTTTGTTGAAAGGCCTTACGAAAGGTGTAGCCGGTTTGGCCGGTTTAGGCCGGTCCAGATTCTCTCTCACCACACAG GTTAGCACTGCCTTTTCGTCCGAACGCACATTTGCTCTGTGTCTATCCGGTTCGCCTTCAGCTCCTGGAGTGGCTTTTTTCGGTTCATCTGGACCGTATTACTTCCTCCCCGAAATAGACCTCTCAAAAACCCTCCGGTTCACTCCACTTCTCTTGAACGCATTTCAGAGTGACTATTTCATTAATTTGACTTCCATAAAAGTCAACGGCGTCACCGTGCAACTGAGCCGAAAGATCCTAGCCGTTGATGAACATGGTTTCGGTGGGACCAAGCTGAGCACCGTAACTCCATACACCTTACTACACAGTAGCATCTACAAAGCGTTCACCGAGACATTTGTAAATCAATCAACTAAGCTCAACCTCACAGTAACAAATCCTGTGGAACCATTTAAGGTTTGTTATAATGCAGATGAGGTAATGGAGACTAGGGTGGGACCAGCCGTGCCGACCGTTGACCTCGTGATGCAAGGTGATGATGTGTTTTGGAGGATATTCGGATCAAATTCAATGGTTAGGATATTTCGAGATGGTGTTGATGTGTggtgtttaggatttttggatgGTGGGGTTAAGACTAAGACATCTATTATAATTGGGGGACATCAAATGGAGGACAATCTATTGCAATTTGATTTGAGACAACAGAGATTAGGGTTTAGTTCATCAGTTTTGGCATACAACACCACATGTTCCAATTTCAACTTTACCACGGCTAGTAACTTGAGTTGA